One genomic region from Branchiostoma lanceolatum isolate klBraLanc5 chromosome 7, klBraLanc5.hap2, whole genome shotgun sequence encodes:
- the LOC136439389 gene encoding uncharacterized protein translates to MRLLVVVALVAALVLADSAALDKKNLSNRIKGELAKLLKAEKAEKEALKQGGQDKRQDEEDDGGDDEGLPDMNVIFEDGRDRVFLGVLLTPEEAVGLVEAAEQTGGWISEDINIYTLQAFFFEDRDDWIMGSYLTSEWAVGLVAGLHGEWPPTCVWATSGCDISGFAKSLADRDDIAVSGYGMDMPDAIPLVGAHIDPDTGAIDEPAVHTDAAAAGSFHQGRLVGFEEAVAGVAEALGVDSPMEEKKSLTASKKSAEIADLLQKLREYVRDLNQK, encoded by the exons ATGCGTCTGCTCGTGGTTGTCGCTCTGGTCGCCGCCTTGGTCCTGGCCGATTCCGCTGCTCTGGACAAGAAAAATCTCAGCAACAGGATAAAGGGGGAGCTGGCAAAGCTCCTCAAAGCCGAAAAGGCTGAGAAGGag GCCCTCAAGCAGGGCGGCCAGGATAAGAGGCAGGATGAGGAAGACGATGGGGGCGACGATGAGGGTCTCCCAG ACATGAACGTGATTTTTGAGGATGGTCGTGACCGTGTGTTTCTCGGCGTCCTGCTGACCCCGGAAGAGGCTGTAGGACTGGTGGAAGCTGCAGAGCAGA CCGGTGGATGGATCTCAGAGGACATCAACATCTACA CCCTGCAAGCCTTCTTCTTCGAAGACAGAGACGACTGGATAATGGGTAGCTACCTGACATCGGAGTGGGCTGTCGGGCTGGTGGCGGGCTTGCACGGAG AGTGGCCACCAACATGTGTGTGGGCCACGTCAGGATGTGACATTTCAG GCTTCGCCAAAAGCCTGGCGGACCGGGATGACATTGCAGTCTCTGGGTACGGGATGGACATGCCAGATGCTATCCCATTGGTCGGCGCGCACATTGACCCTGACA CTGGAGCGATCGACGAGCCTG CGGTTCACACGGACGCGGCGGCGGCAGGGTCCTTCCATCAGGGCCGCCTGGTGGGGTTCGAGGAGGCCGTGGCCGGGGTGGCCGAAGCTCTCGGCG TTGACTCTCCAATGGAGGAGAAGAAATCGCTGACAGCCTCCAAGAAGAGCGCCGAG ATTGCCGACCTGCTGCAGAAGCTCCGCGAGTACGTCCGCGACCTGAACCAGAAGTGA